The Xyrauchen texanus isolate HMW12.3.18 chromosome 17, RBS_HiC_50CHRs, whole genome shotgun sequence DNA window CTATAAAAGTAAAATCATACATTGATCTATTTTGAGatcttttctatatatatatattgtatcccGATACTTTAGTGTCGTGTATTACATTACTTTAGAGACCACTATCAATTTATTTGTGTGTAGTCAAGTGCAACGTTTCAATAATGAAGCATATCTAAAGCACAAACTCTGAGATATGTTTTTCTCAGTGCAGTCAGAGCAACTTCGAAGATTCAGCCTTTGTcaatttttaatgattaaaacatttatagtttTACCCAagcatttatgtatttaattctCACTAGACTATTATGCCGTTAGCTAGCCACATGATCATGTTAAACTTCCTCTGAATAAATTGTGAGTCACATCTTTCATGCAGAGCCCTATTTGTGTGATGCATAGTTGCTGCCTATGTGGAAAAATTCCTCGTCCTTttcttatgaggttccatttaggTTAGGATTTCGCCTTGGGAGCAATTCACAACAAACTTGGTTTTGCCTTAGTCTTTgctgtttttttgtaattatttctaTGTAAATATGCGCAAGATGATGTCCGTTAATGTTGCACCATTAAATTGGCTTCAACCTAATTATTTAATGACATGCCCCATGGCACCTgctccatgttttgtttttatgcaaGTATGTGTTTGGTCTAAATGGCCATAtaaaaggcagctgcctatgttggCAGTAGATATCTCAATACGTTTTAgaactaaaatgtttttgttttgcatgtttttaatgttttgtttttcctgtttcttATCTTTAAGTCCCTCCCCCATCAGGTCACTGTTGCCATTCCAAAGCAGATCCATGAGCAGTTAGAGGTGACCAAACCTCCAACACCTCAAGCAGCTGTTGACTCCAGCAAATCCAGCCGAGTCACCGACACTCAAGTTGAATCTGTACAGCCCATCATCCGCTGTCCAAAGTTTGACAACTGTAGTCCCAGTCAGGCTGTTTTTAAGCCCCAGTGGTTGGGCGTGGGTTTTGGAACCTCTGGTGTCAGAGCAAGAGGGGTACAAGGGCGTGGAAAAACAACAGTGTCTTCACCACTCTCCAAAAAAACTGCCACCAACGAGAATAACAATGTTGTTGTGCACTCCAAACAGAGGCAGAGAGGTGAGTGACTGCGTGCACCAAGCATCATTAATGTTTCTGCTGCTCTCTGGTTGTGAAGGTAGAtaatttggctaatatttatggaAATTGTAGACTGGGCTTTGTTTTtcaataaagagaaaaaaatatatctacTCAGGAATTTGATTAAGGTATTTGCTTTTTAATGTTACAGAAAAAGTGCTGATCGGCGAGGGCAGATCCCCTCTGCAAGTGCTGAAGGAGGCCAATTCGCCCCGGGACCGTAACTCGCAGGTAATTGCACTTGATTGAACTTCAGGTTATAGCTGTCCTTAGTTGGTATTCTTAGTTGAACTGAAGTCCTCTTTTCACTGTTGACTTCCATTTCTTGTTATCGCTTTCATCTACTATACCTTAAGCCCAATCGTATCATGTTGTCTCCATTCAGATGAAGTTCAAAGTGTCCACCCCAGAAAAACAGAGGTTCAGCCAGATGGACAGACGGGCTCTGATTCTCTCACTGAACAAGGAGAATGAGTGAGACAAACTGGAGGCATGGACAGACAGGAGCATTTTACCCAACACTATATagataatacattttcatgtagTCTTCATGCCTTAAATtgattttaacattttctttgtgtgctttttgtaaataaactctgtgttttaatgtaaataaaattgaagttgatattttaattttgtcacttttcttTTACCATAAAAAGGTTGCTTTTATTAGCGACTACTAGCTTTTGCTTGTACATTTAAAGTAAATCTGCCTTGAAGTGGACCTGGGAAGCTCGTACCTCCGAGTTGGGCATTCGTTACAGTGATGTCACGCTTTgaagtggggaaaaaaaaaatacggaATAGGCCAACTTCAAGACATGTATGATTTATAAATGCATGGTATCtaagaaattaattaaatttgCTTAAACCGCAAAAGGGGAGTCATTAGTTGATAAATAtgggagggcctgggtagctaagcaagtattaatgctgactaccacccctggagtcgtgagtttgattCAAGGgggtgcttagtgactccagccaggtctcctaagcaaccaaattggcctggttgctaggaagggtggAGTTACATGGGgtgacctccttgtggtcgctattagtggttctcgctcccaatggggcgtgtggatctcgaagagtagcatgagcctccacatgctgttagTCTCTGGtttcatgcacagcaagccaagtgataagatgcgcagggtgactatctcagaagtggaggcaacagaCTTGTCATCCGCCGCCTGGATTGAGGTGATTAAACTTGCCACcaggaggacctactaagtagtgggaactgggcattccaaattgggagaaaaggggataaaaaataaaggATGAAGTTGAAATGTATTTGCAAAATCATTAGTTTCCATCATATATTACACGCTGTACCCAGTTTCAATAATGAATTAgttcatattattatattaatattacaatacTTTCCGAATCTGTTTAGGATGTCCAGAGCAATATTATTGCTTTGCCTAGACTATTTTGTATCAGATTCCAGGTATCAGATACTTGATATTCACTTTTGTAATTTTATCATCCTTCGGAGTATCAAATTATTAAAAtttgtcaaaagttttgaaatgtTAACATGTGCAGTCACCAGACAATTGCAATTGTTTATCCAATTCCCCTACAATGTGTCTTTTAGTTGGTGCTCATTCAACAAATATCtatccattattcaaattattaaaatagtttgAATCAAATATTCAAGGCATTGGTTTGTAAGCATGAATAAAGCCAAGATTGTCAGTCTTTTATTGGCCtgaatatgcagaaaagaacaatCAGATGATACTATCAgtgcactaaaaaaaaaatacaaaatcaacaaaaataaacTTCAAACAGACAGTCTCACTAGAAAACTATTTGATCTATCTATAGGCTGTAAACCACATTGTAtaaaagtgaaaatgtaattctgtGTAGACAAGTCATTGTATACTCAAATCTTGCACAACTATTTTGGCAACCTCTTTCATATAGGTTTGATAGCATGGGATGCACTATGTAGATGATATCAGAAAGCTTTATGCAAGTCTTGAAAGTCTTGTATGCAATAACACACTCATGTGCTAATTACTCTATCCAAAAATGACCTCAGAAATCACCAAATAGGTAATTGCTTTGTAAATGCCCACTTTTGCAGTTAATCCTTGAAAGATTTTGATCTATTATTGCATGATTTCTTTGACAAGATTGTTCTACAAGTTCTCCCATCTCTGAATGAGTTTTTCCTATTCACAGTCCTTCTTGTTGTGATGCTAATACAAGTATTTTCCATTGTCCTGTTTCAATCGTATCGATTACATTGTACTCTGTCTTTGACATATTCTCCTAATATTGCCTCTCTCTGAGACAGCGCCTTAGTTCCAGATCTTCAGAAAGCTATCCCATGACCCTGTGCAGCAGGCCATGCCATCAGTCGTCACTCCAATACAGCTCACTCTGTTGTCATGACCAGACAACActcctgaaaaaacaaacatgaatatTTAAAGTCATTTGAAGTGACAATTAAGTGCAATTTAAGCTGttagcataaaaaataaatagttgtgAAAAGTTTTAGAATTCACGGTAACTGCATTAAGATTTTATAGTCACGTGGGTCTTAATAATTGTCCTCAGTAACACATGCAAATTGTCTCATTCAGCTTATGTAAGTTTTTGTCGAGGTAACTACAAATGATTAATTAACAcaatacattaaaacattaatttagctGTAATGCATCCTAGAAGCTTGCATATATGCAACATTTGTTTAATATGAAACCATTCAGACAACTCTGTTTGGGTTTAGAAAACAATTGGGGTAATATTGTTTTTCTAACAGGTTTATTTAAAAGCATATTCCTTAttctattgacagcatttgtggcataatgtagaaaaaagtaatttagacacttccctccttttcttttaaaaaaacaaaacaaaatcgaggttacagtaaaGCACTAATGGAattgtgaatggggccaatgtttggaggaATTAAAGGCCAAAATGTTAAGCTTAGAGTAAAAGCCATTACATTAGTTCTTCTGTTAAgttttgtgtattatttaagctgtacaTTTGTTAAAATCGTCattattacagtaattttagggttttatgGTTTACGGCGTtgtgtcaccatggcaacaaagttataaaattggatttaaatttacacagaaaaggttagtatgtaattttatcacaataaaatcatgttaacatgcatattgtttacatcgtttggctatacttttgaaacggtgagtatattaatgtttaaggattggccacattcacttccatttcaagagtctcactgtaacccagatttgaattttatttataatttattttatttattttttattccgtGGAGACTTATGCTATTCTCCGAAATCCATACACatcttaccacgcgccccattgagagcgagaaccacttaatcgcgaccacgaggaagttaccccatgtgattctaccctccctagcaaccggtccaatttagtgtcttaggagacatggctggagtcactcagcacaccctggattcaaactcgcgactccaggggtggtagtcagcatcaattctactccagatttttacttttttaaagaaaagaatggatatgtattttttgtggtaatcaacattatgcaacaaatgctgtcgattgagcttaacttgtcttgaacccaaaacattcctttagaGTTATTCACATTTCTTATTCCACAtctatactaatacatttttggttgagaACTCCATTTTCCATATCCTAACATCATCAGTGTATGTGGTACTAGAGGGCGTTTTCCAAAGTCACCGTTTACTGAGGAGGAAAACATCTTTATTATTGATGAGAGGTGTAagtaaacatgaaaacatcaatgCGTTTTCAACCGAAAGCGTGTTAGTGCAAAGGAGCTTAATATCTGTGACTACAATGTTCGTTATGCCTGGATATACATAcagtaattgcttttttttttttttttgggaagagATTTTcataatggttttttttttttgggataaaATTTTTCTAATGAATTCATACACACCAAATACATGTCAAAGGACTCAGATGCTGTTATCAGTATCTGCTGTTCACATCTATTTCCTGCTACCTACCGACTCTCTCTGCCTTAAGCGAGTCCCAAATATTGCAGTTAAAGTCATCATAGCCAGCAAGGATAAGTCGTCCAGAAAGTGAGGGAGCAATGGAAGTTACTCCACACATGATGGCGGAGTCCTGGTATGTCATGAGCTCCTGATCTGCACGCAGGTCATACAGCTTGCAGGAAGCATCATCTGAACCTGTAATCACTGCATTGCCATTTGGGAAAAACTGAAGAGGCCAGAGacaaagagtgagagaaagataGGTTGAGTACATGGATGATAATAAAATGGAGATAAATATTTAGTGTGTATTTTGCTTTGAGACtgtagattttttcatttttgggagaaatgtGAGTAGTGCTAGTACCAAGACTCAAGGGTGTTGTCgttggttgtcagggcattgctatgtgattgctaaggagttttgagtgtttttttagcatgttgctatacgGTCACtagtgtgttctgagtgattgTTATATGGTTTCTTTCTGACCCAAGTCAAAAGCACCCACTCCCaaatctctatgatgttctggtccaTAAGAGATGGACTGTGTCCTTCCTTTGATGTAAATCTATGGGCTTTTTTGCTAATTTGATCATTTATAGAGCACAGCCCTCCTTAACAAGTCACACTGGAGGAAACATATATCTCCATACCAAAAATGGTGCAGGATCAGTTAAgtaccaaagtttaatacttatgtTTTTTACTAACCTTGTGTGAAATAGGAATTATAGTGTAAGGCAAATGAGGCTTGCcttatgttttattatgttttgaaTAAATATTTCCCTTGTTGTTTTGTGGTTGTAATCTCTAATTGATCTTTATAACTCAAAATGATTCTTACCCCAATGGCATTGATGTCGCTCTCATGGCCTCCAAAGGTCTGTCTGCACTGGCCGTCACGGATGTCCCACAGTTTGGCTGTGAAGTCACAAGCTCCTGAGATGAAAGTGTTAAAGTCTGGGGCCACACCCAGAGACATACAGTCTCCTAGATGGCCAGCAAATATGGTCTTCTGTGATCCTGTCTCAATGTCCCACAGAACACTGCAaaaaggtcagaggtcatgtCAGTAGGGTAGTTTAATGCGAATGCATAATTTAATTCctctttttaatttatatatatttgactgTGTACCAGGTGCAATCTCCAGAACTGGTGATGATTTCACTGTCACTCAGGAAGCGGCAGCAAGACAGGTAACCTATATtgtaaaacaaaaggaaaaacacaCACTTCAGTCACAGGTAGCTACAGACTCACAATTCACTCCCTTTCTCAGACAGAGTAGAAGCCTATATTTGTGTTAATATGGAGCTCAGAAAGTTTTAAGTTCCAAATAAAGCCTCTGCTATTTTTAACTATGAAGATTCATGAATTATTCATACCTGTGTGTGCTGCGAGCTCCCGCATGACCTTAACATTACCATCTTTGCCCTTCAGGTTATAGATGGAGCACATGTTATCAAGTCCTCCACACGCCACCATGTTTCCTGAAGGGGCGTACGCACATGTCATGACCCATGAGGACTTCAGTGGGATTGCATGCACCTAGACCACCATCAGGAACA harbors:
- the LOC127658088 gene encoding guanine nucleotide-binding protein G(I)/G(S)/G(T) subunit beta-3-like, whose product is MGEMEQLRKEAESLKDEITAARKAVQDLTLQDHVAGTAVVGRVQLKIRKTLRGHLSKIYAMHWGTDSKLCVSASQDGKLIVWDSYSTNKVHAIPLKSSWVMTCAYAPSGNMVACGGLDNMCSIYNLKGKDGNVKVMRELAAHTGYLSCCRFLSDSEIITSSGDCTCVLWDIETGSQKTIFAGHLGDCMSLGVAPDFNTFISGACDFTAKLWDIRDGQCRQTFGGHESDINAIGFFPNGNAVITGSDDASCKLYDLRADQELMTYQDSAIMCGVTSIAPSLSGRLILAGYDDFNCNIWDSLKAERVGVLSGHDNRVSCIGVTTDGMACCTGSWDSFLKIWN